A window of the Desulforapulum autotrophicum HRM2 genome harbors these coding sequences:
- a CDS encoding ABC transporter permease — protein sequence MVLFSWNRRQERRVSRSGRQVTLPFFKSVEIAVKSIRARFFRSFITLLSLVLAISFYSYVKTNVVVAQGIILSQDSLAVEKLVQQGYDVDDPGNNPKQRWILSLSLLVCVVGIVNTQLMAVTERFREIGTMKCLGALDRFILRLFLIEATIQGFIGAGAGAFLGISVALLTSALTFGTHVFVIISWSDVVFTLGSAMGLGSLLSILGVLYPALVAARMQPVEAMRTRA from the coding sequence ATGGTATTATTCTCCTGGAACAGACGACAAGAGCGCAGGGTTTCAAGGTCTGGGCGGCAGGTGACACTGCCCTTTTTTAAATCCGTGGAGATTGCTGTCAAGAGCATACGAGCCAGATTTTTCCGCTCGTTCATCACACTGCTGAGCCTGGTGCTTGCCATTTCATTTTACAGCTATGTGAAAACAAATGTTGTGGTGGCCCAGGGGATTATCCTGTCCCAGGATTCCCTTGCCGTGGAAAAGCTGGTTCAACAGGGGTATGACGTGGATGATCCGGGAAATAATCCAAAGCAGCGCTGGATACTTTCCCTTTCTCTGCTGGTGTGTGTGGTGGGCATTGTCAATACCCAGCTCATGGCTGTGACCGAGCGATTCAGGGAGATCGGCACCATGAAGTGTCTGGGTGCCCTGGACCGGTTTATCCTGAGGCTTTTTTTGATCGAGGCAACCATCCAGGGCTTTATCGGTGCTGGGGCCGGGGCTTTTCTGGGAATATCTGTGGCACTTTTGACCTCGGCGTTAACCTTTGGTACCCATGTCTTTGTCATTATTTCCTGGTCAGACGTGGTCTTTACCCTGGGATCGGCAATGGGGCTGGGGTCTTTGTTGAGCATTTTAGGTGTCCTATATCCTGCCCTTGTGGCAGCAAGAATGCAGCCGGTGGAGGCCATGAGGACCAGGGCCTGA
- a CDS encoding ABC transporter ATP-binding protein has product MEETNWIVRVTQVTKAFTMGRTVVPVLKGIDLSIRAGEYISIMGPSGSGKSTLFNMIGGLDKPSSGAVYIDEVDIAQLDAYELAWLRCRKIGYIFQTFNIIQVMTALENVTLPMVFAGVSATDATDKGMALLDLVGLKERFNHKPFELSGGQQQRVAVARALANDPAIILADEPTGNLDLKTGAEIIDLLKMLSVEKRVTVISATHDFKMLNVSDRVVWIEDGRIDRIENRDELSISMGEIGNR; this is encoded by the coding sequence ATGGAAGAGACAAACTGGATTGTCCGGGTAACCCAGGTCACCAAGGCGTTCACCATGGGCAGGACCGTGGTGCCCGTTCTCAAGGGGATTGATCTTTCCATCCGTGCCGGGGAGTACATTTCGATCATGGGGCCTTCCGGGTCGGGCAAGAGCACCCTTTTCAATATGATCGGCGGGCTTGATAAACCTTCGTCTGGTGCCGTTTACATCGACGAGGTGGACATTGCCCAGCTTGATGCCTATGAGCTTGCCTGGCTTCGGTGCCGGAAAATAGGTTATATCTTTCAGACCTTTAACATTATCCAGGTGATGACGGCCCTTGAAAACGTGACCCTGCCCATGGTTTTTGCCGGAGTCAGTGCCACGGATGCCACGGACAAGGGCATGGCGCTCCTGGATCTTGTGGGGTTAAAGGAGCGGTTTAACCACAAACCCTTTGAGCTTTCAGGCGGTCAGCAGCAGCGGGTGGCTGTGGCCAGGGCCCTTGCCAATGATCCGGCCATCATCCTTGCCGACGAGCCCACGGGAAACCTTGACCTTAAAACCGGGGCTGAGATTATTGATCTTTTAAAGATGCTCAGCGTTGAAAAGCGGGTGACGGTGATTTCAGCCACCCATGACTTTAAAATGCTCAATGTCTCCGACCGTGTGGTGTGGATCGAAGATGGCAGGATAGACAGGATCGAAAACAGGGATGAGCTTTCCATCTCCATGGGGGAGATCGGAAACAGGTAA
- a CDS encoding FtsX-like permease family protein, with product MKRSAEKKLLFLVLGIALMAVSVARVSLAMEGGRASDIAYFSHVVKTLAGFGERRTGTLGAEAAARFIQTEFERSGVEARGIHTFSLPAVTGTHATLTLLDTGRTSRLTPFLGNVISPPFIGHSGLTAPLVYVGQGEFGDFNNKPIADSCVLMDLDSGKNWINALALGAKALIYLGPESANRFVYEDKMELSPVDFPRFVMARTQAEALFGSLDLLGRTQAMTRVRLDSDFAWNPVHGKNIYCLVPGGDLGSEIVVVEAFYDAPAFVAGKSPGADQSCSLATLLSLARYLKDHPPRRSILLVATAGHGESLAGMREMVWSLREKKRVLKAMVKDLDGIIDASGQALADLVAFQGVSDPDKATVLKILGHVAEDARARVEVLNGQLMALRRAGSDRADLITSLANERMALKQLMWKSNETALVPRDLERVVKLVPKAILRLEQRISDKKNQRKNLKSALNLKDLVDSDRVSLFVSLHLSSHGDGIGAFNQGGFYPIKETINPYPSYARLDEELAVAGRILDKNLVLPGFLKDTLRPGFRRSWESYLVDRPALGGEVSQLGGFLGITLATVNDARPAWGTPDDGVDRVDLAGAAAQGQYVQQLIAQVAQVPELATNRGLKNGFATIQGRANSLRFGEVFADEPSTGAVVMSFQGEAIHHAMVDGTGDFYIKGVADKKHSLHKVIIEGYRFDPETGKINLAVDKKQTSKDGYRVKVSRLSTRTDLVMFPCAQTTLVNLLEPRNFDYMTKIQVLDGRLEAPPIRYWYSRIDTRESTLCSVFLAPGTPLKLTLSDSLLTKKLILTHADPVHPQGKGYLIDDYPLIAPTQFLAAGDMWALLNPRIDNLEEKGINNQKIRDLRASGNLALDQARQWFEAGVYDRFFSAAATSLALAGRVYQHVESVQKDVLFGVLFYIALFIPFAFCFERFAFGFSNIYKRIIAFLSILIGLIAIIYNVHPAFDLAYSPVVVILAFFILALSALVAWIIFLRFEEGIKNARQALPEENEIGLIAAFSASFFMGVTNLRRRRLRTILTCTTLIILTFTVMSFTSVKNIRHHSRMVFGALAPYHGMLVKKLDWNPLAEPAVTSLGTAFETRHGFTARAWLGTDDRTRAMSVPLKFKNNTAQAHGVIGLSPQEPVISGFGRQGIKGQWFAKDDPYTVMISETMAKSLGLDLKEIGRATIKIWSIPFRVVAVFNERTFDDFNDLDGEPLSPVIFPDEVFQQTSEAEMEAMESGQEIKTFQSRYRHLGFDRTIIIPHGTLVSMGGHSVSVAMNARGDVKTVGNNFVDRFGLWLFSGEKNGVYLYSASDTLDYSGISNILVPILISIFIVLNTMIGSVYERKPEIAIYTSVGMAPLHVSILFVAEAMSYAVLSVVLGYLLAQTVATVFAGTPLLAGITVNYSSLAGVGAMAMVMGVVLVSAVYPSRVAAAIAIPDVEKSWKLSITKGDQMTVDLPFLMHGNDEVSAAGYLFDYFDAHREISQDVFTSDNLGVIRSVDSATHNFSICFRAWVSPFDLGLMQDVSLIFNESQTQKGYVSIVMEITRRAGEHNAWARANQRFVNGIRKKLLVWRSLDRENKEQWRTFFGSLDQSESQNQRRIQGD from the coding sequence TTGAAACGATCTGCTGAAAAAAAACTGCTGTTTCTCGTGCTTGGTATAGCCTTAATGGCTGTTTCTGTGGCCCGGGTAAGTCTGGCCATGGAAGGTGGCAGGGCCTCGGATATCGCTTATTTCAGTCATGTGGTCAAGACCCTGGCAGGGTTTGGTGAAAGGCGAACCGGCACCCTGGGAGCTGAGGCGGCGGCCCGTTTCATCCAGACGGAGTTTGAACGATCAGGCGTTGAAGCCCGGGGGATTCACACCTTTTCCCTGCCTGCCGTTACCGGTACCCATGCAACCCTCACCCTCCTGGACACGGGCAGGACCTCCCGGCTGACCCCTTTTCTGGGGAACGTGATCTCTCCGCCGTTTATTGGCCATTCCGGCCTGACAGCCCCCCTTGTTTATGTGGGCCAGGGAGAGTTTGGTGATTTTAACAACAAACCCATCGCAGACAGCTGTGTGCTTATGGACCTTGATTCGGGCAAAAACTGGATCAACGCCCTGGCCCTTGGGGCAAAGGCGCTGATTTACCTGGGGCCAGAAAGCGCCAACCGCTTTGTCTATGAAGACAAGATGGAATTGTCACCTGTGGATTTTCCCCGTTTTGTCATGGCGCGTACCCAGGCTGAAGCGCTGTTTGGTTCCCTTGATCTGCTTGGCCGGACCCAGGCCATGACCCGGGTTCGCCTTGATTCGGATTTTGCCTGGAACCCTGTCCATGGCAAAAACATCTACTGCCTGGTGCCTGGCGGCGATCTTGGATCGGAAATCGTCGTGGTTGAAGCCTTTTACGATGCTCCTGCCTTTGTGGCAGGCAAATCTCCCGGGGCTGACCAGTCCTGTTCCCTGGCCACCCTGCTCAGCCTTGCCCGTTATCTCAAGGATCATCCCCCCCGGCGGTCGATCCTGCTTGTGGCAACGGCGGGTCATGGGGAAAGCCTTGCCGGCATGCGGGAGATGGTCTGGAGTCTCAGGGAAAAGAAGCGTGTCCTCAAGGCCATGGTCAAGGACCTTGACGGGATCATTGACGCATCTGGCCAGGCCCTTGCCGACCTGGTTGCCTTTCAGGGTGTGTCTGATCCGGACAAGGCGACTGTGTTGAAGATTCTCGGTCATGTGGCAGAGGATGCCAGGGCCCGGGTGGAAGTCCTGAACGGGCAACTCATGGCCTTAAGGCGTGCCGGGTCTGACCGGGCCGATCTGATTACCTCCCTTGCCAACGAACGCATGGCCTTAAAGCAGCTCATGTGGAAGTCCAATGAAACGGCCCTTGTGCCCCGGGATCTTGAACGGGTGGTCAAGCTTGTGCCCAAGGCCATCCTCAGGTTGGAACAGCGGATTTCAGACAAGAAAAATCAGCGCAAAAACCTGAAATCGGCCCTGAATCTCAAGGACCTTGTTGACAGCGACAGGGTGAGCCTGTTTGTTTCCCTTCATCTGTCAAGCCATGGTGACGGGATCGGCGCCTTTAACCAGGGCGGGTTCTATCCCATCAAGGAGACCATCAACCCCTATCCCTCCTATGCCCGGTTGGACGAGGAGCTGGCCGTGGCCGGCAGAATCCTGGACAAAAACCTTGTTTTGCCGGGTTTTCTCAAGGACACCCTTCGCCCGGGCTTTCGACGCTCCTGGGAGAGCTATCTTGTGGACCGCCCGGCCCTGGGGGGCGAGGTAAGTCAGCTTGGGGGATTCCTTGGCATCACCCTTGCCACGGTCAATGATGCCCGCCCGGCCTGGGGAACCCCGGATGATGGTGTCGACCGTGTTGACCTTGCCGGGGCAGCGGCCCAGGGCCAGTATGTCCAGCAGCTTATTGCACAGGTTGCCCAGGTCCCTGAACTTGCAACGAATCGGGGGTTGAAGAACGGTTTTGCCACCATCCAGGGCAGGGCCAACTCCCTTCGTTTTGGCGAGGTGTTTGCCGATGAGCCATCAACCGGGGCAGTGGTGATGTCGTTCCAGGGCGAGGCAATTCACCATGCAATGGTGGATGGGACGGGTGATTTTTACATCAAAGGGGTGGCCGATAAGAAACACTCCCTGCACAAGGTGATCATTGAGGGGTATCGGTTTGACCCTGAAACGGGCAAGATCAACCTGGCCGTTGACAAAAAACAGACCTCAAAGGACGGGTATCGGGTTAAGGTGAGCCGCCTTTCCACCCGGACCGATCTTGTGATGTTTCCCTGCGCCCAAACCACCCTTGTGAACCTTTTGGAACCACGGAACTTTGACTACATGACCAAGATCCAGGTGCTGGACGGCAGGCTTGAAGCCCCGCCCATCCGCTATTGGTACAGCCGCATCGACACCAGGGAATCGACCCTGTGTTCGGTTTTTCTTGCACCTGGAACTCCCCTTAAGCTGACCCTTTCAGACTCGTTGCTCACAAAGAAGCTGATTCTGACCCATGCCGATCCCGTCCATCCCCAGGGAAAGGGGTATCTTATTGACGATTATCCTTTGATCGCCCCGACCCAGTTCCTTGCGGCAGGGGACATGTGGGCACTGTTGAATCCCAGGATCGATAACCTGGAAGAAAAGGGGATCAACAACCAGAAAATAAGGGATCTGCGGGCCAGTGGAAATCTTGCCCTTGACCAGGCCAGACAATGGTTCGAGGCCGGGGTGTACGACCGGTTTTTTTCCGCGGCCGCAACCTCCCTGGCCCTTGCCGGCAGGGTCTACCAGCATGTGGAATCCGTGCAAAAGGATGTGCTGTTCGGGGTGTTGTTCTACATTGCCCTGTTCATACCCTTTGCCTTCTGTTTTGAGCGTTTTGCCTTTGGGTTCAGCAATATCTACAAACGGATCATTGCCTTTCTTTCTATTCTCATCGGGCTGATCGCCATCATCTATAATGTTCACCCGGCCTTTGACCTTGCCTACTCGCCCGTGGTGGTAATCCTTGCTTTTTTTATCCTTGCCCTGTCGGCCCTTGTGGCATGGATCATTTTTCTAAGGTTTGAAGAGGGGATCAAGAACGCCCGGCAGGCCCTTCCGGAAGAGAACGAGATCGGTTTGATTGCCGCATTTTCCGCATCGTTTTTCATGGGGGTGACCAATCTTCGACGGCGGCGGCTCAGAACCATCCTCACCTGCACCACCCTGATCATCCTCACCTTTACCGTTATGAGTTTCACCTCGGTCAAAAATATCCGCCATCATTCCCGCATGGTGTTTGGCGCCCTTGCCCCCTACCATGGCATGCTCGTGAAAAAGCTGGACTGGAACCCCCTTGCCGAGCCCGCCGTCACAAGTCTTGGGACGGCCTTTGAAACCCGCCATGGGTTTACAGCCCGGGCCTGGCTCGGGACGGACGATAGAACCCGGGCCATGTCGGTTCCCCTGAAATTTAAAAACAACACGGCCCAGGCCCACGGGGTGATCGGTCTGTCCCCCCAGGAACCGGTGATCTCAGGTTTTGGTCGCCAGGGCATAAAGGGGCAATGGTTTGCCAAGGATGACCCCTATACGGTGATGATCTCAGAAACCATGGCCAAAAGCCTTGGCCTTGATTTGAAAGAGATCGGCAGGGCAACCATCAAGATCTGGTCCATTCCCTTCAGGGTCGTTGCCGTTTTCAACGAACGGACCTTTGACGATTTCAACGACCTTGACGGCGAACCCCTGAGCCCGGTGATCTTCCCGGACGAGGTGTTCCAGCAGACCAGCGAGGCTGAAATGGAGGCCATGGAGTCGGGCCAGGAGATCAAAACTTTCCAGAGCCGTTACCGCCACCTTGGGTTTGACCGAACCATCATCATCCCCCATGGCACCCTTGTCTCCATGGGCGGCCATTCGGTGTCCGTTGCCATGAACGCTAGAGGGGACGTTAAAACCGTGGGCAACAATTTTGTGGACCGGTTCGGGCTGTGGCTCTTTTCCGGGGAAAAAAACGGGGTTTATCTCTACAGCGCCAGCGACACCCTTGACTACAGCGGCATTTCCAACATCCTTGTGCCCATTCTCATCTCCATCTTCATTGTTCTCAACACCATGATCGGAAGCGTTTACGAGAGAAAGCCTGAGATCGCCATCTACACCTCGGTGGGCATGGCACCCTTGCATGTTTCGATCCTCTTTGTAGCCGAGGCCATGTCCTATGCGGTTTTAAGTGTTGTTCTCGGCTATCTTCTGGCCCAGACCGTGGCAACGGTGTTTGCCGGGACCCCCCTTCTTGCGGGCATCACCGTCAACTACTCGTCCCTTGCCGGGGTGGGGGCCATGGCCATGGTCATGGGGGTGGTGCTGGTATCGGCCGTGTATCCGTCCAGGGTTGCGGCCGCCATCGCCATCCCGGATGTTGAAAAATCCTGGAAACTTTCGATCACCAAGGGAGATCAGATGACCGTTGACCTTCCCTTTCTCATGCACGGCAATGATGAGGTCAGTGCGGCAGGTTATCTGTTTGACTATTTTGATGCCCACCGGGAGATTTCCCAGGATGTTTTTACCTCAGATAATCTTGGGGTTATACGCTCTGTGGATTCGGCCACCCACAATTTTTCCATCTGCTTCAGGGCCTGGGTCTCGCCCTTTGACCTGGGGTTAATGCAGGATGTCTCCCTGATTTTCAACGAAAGTCAAACCCAGAAGGGTTATGTCTCCATTGTCATGGAGATCACCCGCAGGGCAGGAGAACACAACGCCTGGGCCCGTGCCAATCAGCGGTTTGTGAATGGCATCAGAAAGAAACTTCTGGTCTGGCGATCCCTGGACCGGGAGAACAAAGAGCAATGGCGTACTTTTTTCGGCTCCCTTGACCAGAGCGAGAGCCAGAACCAGAGGAGGATACAAGGTGACTGA
- a CDS encoding SpoIIAA family protein — protein MFKVTRVNENRLDIEMSGRLDSALMEKALDELVDKSEGIEKGRMLYDIVDYNLPSFGAIGIELSRFPSMFALMKKFDRVAVLTDEAWLKMASEIEGALYPGLEIKAFARDQKKAAEAWFSS, from the coding sequence ATGTTTAAAGTCACACGGGTGAATGAAAACCGCCTGGACATCGAGATGAGTGGACGATTGGATTCAGCGCTGATGGAGAAAGCCTTGGACGAGTTGGTTGATAAGTCCGAAGGTATTGAAAAGGGCAGGATGCTCTATGATATCGTGGATTATAACCTGCCGTCATTTGGGGCAATCGGTATTGAGCTGTCACGATTTCCCTCGATGTTTGCCCTTATGAAAAAATTTGATCGCGTTGCTGTTTTAACGGACGAAGCGTGGTTGAAAATGGCAAGTGAAATTGAAGGTGCGCTGTATCCAGGCCTGGAAATAAAGGCTTTTGCCAGAGACCAGAAAAAGGCGGCAGAAGCCTGGTTTTCGAGCTGA
- a CDS encoding OPT family oligopeptide transporter: protein MYEDKELQEYRDLMKVPDTFEEGFNWKSVVGAVFIGFLMMPGSMYLQLVIGTGIGPAARWVTIILFAEIAKRAYSELKQQEIFLLYYMAGAAMASPFQGLLWNQYLVGSDAARMLGITEFIPSWIAPHAGSESLVERTFFHRDWLVPILLLVGAQIIQRVDQFGLGYALYRITSDVEKLPFPMAPVGALGTMALAESAEDKKKSWKWRVFSIGAVIGFLFGGVYVILPTLSGLIFTEPIRLIPIPWIELTRHTEGILPAVATGIQLDLGLVFIGMVLPFWAVIGGLIGLVITIVANPILYHHGVLTKWHPGMGTVETVFANNLDFYMSFGIGLGLSIGLIALWQVFRSFKGGARPRGSLRDLLHPPKGRGDFDIRIAIAIYVVSTLSYVGLCMILVPSFPWIFFLVYGFVYTPVISYITARMEGIAGQFVSLPLVREASFIAGAKYFGYSGIEIWYAPIPMHNYGEATVNFRQIELTGTSFRGIIKAEFVVFPVVMIASLLFSQFIWRLAPIPSASYPYAQELWHLQALNTLLMQTSTLEGNSLFYQALNAVTVGSGVVFGVVAYAILSILGLPILLVYGVVRGLGQSTPHGLILEVTGAFLGRFYFLKRYGKNWRQYAPVLLAGFSCGMGLTGMMAMGFTLILKSLGRMAY from the coding sequence ATGTACGAGGACAAGGAACTCCAGGAATACCGGGATCTGATGAAGGTGCCCGATACGTTTGAGGAGGGGTTTAACTGGAAGAGCGTGGTCGGGGCCGTGTTCATCGGGTTTCTCATGATGCCCGGCAGCATGTATCTTCAGCTTGTCATCGGAACGGGTATCGGGCCTGCGGCAAGGTGGGTGACCATTATTTTATTTGCCGAGATTGCCAAGCGGGCTTACTCTGAGCTCAAACAGCAGGAGATCTTTCTTCTCTACTACATGGCGGGCGCTGCCATGGCATCCCCCTTCCAGGGACTTTTGTGGAACCAGTACCTTGTTGGTTCGGATGCGGCCAGGATGCTTGGCATCACTGAGTTCATCCCCTCGTGGATCGCTCCCCATGCCGGGTCTGAATCCCTTGTGGAGCGTACCTTTTTCCACAGGGACTGGTTGGTCCCCATCCTGCTGCTGGTGGGGGCCCAGATTATCCAGCGGGTGGACCAGTTTGGCCTGGGTTATGCCCTTTACAGGATCACATCCGACGTTGAAAAGCTCCCCTTTCCCATGGCCCCGGTGGGCGCCCTTGGCACCATGGCCCTGGCAGAATCTGCCGAGGACAAGAAAAAGAGCTGGAAATGGCGGGTTTTTTCCATTGGGGCCGTGATCGGTTTTTTGTTTGGGGGAGTTTACGTCATTCTTCCGACCCTGTCGGGGCTGATTTTTACTGAACCCATCCGGCTTATTCCCATTCCCTGGATCGAGCTGACCCGGCACACTGAAGGGATTCTTCCCGCCGTTGCCACGGGCATTCAGCTTGATCTGGGCCTGGTGTTCATCGGCATGGTGCTGCCCTTCTGGGCAGTGATCGGCGGATTGATCGGGCTTGTGATCACCATTGTGGCCAATCCCATCCTCTACCACCACGGTGTGCTGACCAAGTGGCATCCGGGCATGGGAACGGTGGAGACGGTGTTTGCCAATAATCTGGATTTTTACATGAGCTTCGGCATCGGGCTCGGGCTTTCCATTGGTCTCATTGCCCTGTGGCAGGTGTTCCGTTCGTTCAAGGGAGGAGCCCGGCCCAGGGGAAGTCTCAGGGACCTTTTGCACCCCCCAAAGGGCAGGGGCGATTTTGACATCCGCATCGCCATTGCCATCTATGTGGTTTCAACCCTTTCCTATGTGGGGCTGTGCATGATCCTGGTGCCCTCGTTCCCCTGGATCTTTTTCCTGGTGTATGGGTTTGTATACACCCCGGTTATTTCCTACATCACGGCACGCATGGAGGGAATTGCCGGCCAGTTTGTCTCCCTTCCCCTTGTGCGGGAGGCAAGTTTTATTGCCGGGGCAAAATACTTTGGTTACAGCGGGATCGAGATCTGGTACGCCCCCATTCCCATGCACAACTATGGCGAGGCCACGGTCAACTTCCGCCAGATCGAGCTTACCGGAACAAGTTTTCGGGGGATCATCAAGGCCGAGTTTGTGGTGTTTCCCGTGGTCATGATCGCAAGCCTGCTCTTTTCCCAGTTCATCTGGCGCCTGGCCCCCATTCCCTCTGCAAGTTATCCCTACGCCCAGGAATTGTGGCACCTCCAGGCCCTGAACACCCTGTTGATGCAGACCTCGACCCTGGAGGGCAATTCGCTTTTCTACCAGGCCCTGAATGCAGTGACCGTTGGCTCCGGCGTGGTGTTCGGTGTTGTCGCCTACGCCATCCTGAGCATTCTCGGGCTTCCCATCCTTCTTGTGTACGGGGTGGTCCGGGGCCTTGGCCAGAGCACTCCCCACGGCCTTATCCTGGAGGTGACAGGGGCCTTTCTCGGGCGGTTCTATTTTTTAAAACGGTATGGAAAAAATTGGCGTCAATACGCCCCTGTTCTTCTGGCCGGCTTTTCCTGCGGCATGGGCCTTACCGGCATGATGGCCATGGGGTTTACCCTGATCCTGAAATCCCTGGGCCGCATGGCGTATTAG
- a CDS encoding DUF6785 family protein — protein sequence MTDPVPSHVIRPRAYIVGIFFAIIICALTPFNNVVRGATPLGGGYFPLAPFYILVWMTVLTTLARRIFPGRIPMTGLELIFAWMLMVLVAGIAYTGFARTFFINITAPLYFGANEPGWQATLSPLLSDALFPKDQAAVDMLYNGIEGGRNMGWLALAAAVPWKAWIRPFLSWGLFMICAYFMLLCLVNLINRQATTNERMNFPLLILPKMMEQAVDENRVGSFFANRFLLAGIAIPVFLHGLNGLNFYFPWVPQINTLALAGSYFPKQGLFAGFVKLKLYFYPAFIGFAYLASKQVSFSFWFFFLAGALFTGILQVTGNSFPASELGITFGPTLSRPEETQMIGAFIVFFFFLVWLARFYMKEVAEHAFFVKHGPTPCVHERTDRMVFWGTLLAFFILVAWFMFHGMTFVAAVVLLVFSLMFMMVATRVVCQGGVTYFTLTVAPLDAINTLMGLRIFSDIGLLVAGVTQKVMFVDLRESVMPSILHTHRVARQSRSHVTIAGAVFFSMVICLMVSAVAMILVCYRYGIRELSLDWATRTTVSVYNNIVPLLHDAPGQGDSIRMFALVGAVIMAALLVCYQRFYWWPLHPIGYLMVYSSAMKILWLSFFIGWIFNTLCLRYGGVALYKRMRYFFVGFIMGDFLMGGTFAIIGFFTQTGYQVLPG from the coding sequence GTGACTGATCCTGTTCCATCCCATGTGATCCGTCCCAGGGCCTATATTGTCGGGATTTTTTTTGCAATCATCATCTGCGCCCTGACCCCCTTTAATAATGTGGTTCGCGGGGCAACTCCCCTGGGCGGTGGTTATTTTCCCCTGGCACCCTTTTACATTCTGGTGTGGATGACAGTATTGACAACCCTTGCCCGGCGGATCTTTCCCGGCCGGATTCCCATGACAGGCCTTGAGCTGATCTTTGCCTGGATGCTCATGGTGCTAGTGGCGGGCATTGCCTATACCGGGTTTGCCAGGACCTTTTTCATCAATATCACAGCCCCCCTCTACTTTGGCGCCAACGAGCCCGGGTGGCAGGCGACCCTGTCGCCCCTGCTGTCCGACGCCCTTTTTCCCAAGGATCAGGCCGCAGTTGACATGCTCTACAACGGCATTGAAGGCGGTCGGAACATGGGATGGCTGGCCCTTGCCGCCGCCGTTCCCTGGAAGGCCTGGATCCGGCCGTTTTTATCCTGGGGCCTGTTCATGATCTGCGCCTATTTTATGTTGCTCTGCCTTGTCAACCTGATCAACCGCCAGGCAACCACCAACGAGCGGATGAATTTTCCCCTTCTTATTCTGCCCAAGATGATGGAACAGGCCGTTGATGAGAACCGGGTGGGGAGTTTTTTTGCCAACCGGTTTCTTCTGGCAGGCATTGCCATACCCGTGTTTCTCCATGGGCTCAACGGGCTCAACTTTTATTTTCCCTGGGTGCCCCAGATCAACACCCTGGCCCTTGCCGGGTCCTATTTTCCCAAGCAGGGCCTGTTTGCAGGGTTTGTCAAGCTCAAGCTCTACTTTTACCCGGCCTTCATCGGGTTTGCCTACCTTGCCTCAAAGCAGGTGTCTTTTTCCTTCTGGTTTTTTTTCCTTGCCGGGGCTCTGTTCACCGGCATACTCCAGGTGACCGGCAACAGCTTTCCCGCCTCCGAGCTTGGCATCACCTTTGGCCCCACCCTTTCAAGGCCGGAAGAGACCCAGATGATCGGGGCATTTATCGTATTTTTCTTCTTTCTGGTCTGGCTTGCCCGGTTTTACATGAAAGAGGTGGCAGAGCACGCTTTTTTTGTTAAACACGGCCCGACCCCCTGCGTCCATGAGCGGACAGACAGGATGGTGTTCTGGGGAACGTTGCTGGCTTTTTTTATCCTGGTTGCCTGGTTCATGTTCCATGGGATGACCTTTGTGGCCGCTGTGGTGCTGCTCGTATTCTCCCTCATGTTCATGATGGTGGCCACCCGGGTGGTCTGCCAGGGCGGGGTCACCTATTTCACCCTGACCGTGGCACCCCTGGATGCCATCAACACCCTTATGGGGCTTCGGATTTTTTCAGACATCGGCCTTCTGGTGGCCGGGGTCACACAAAAGGTGATGTTCGTGGATCTCAGGGAGTCGGTGATGCCGTCGATTCTCCATACCCACAGGGTGGCAAGGCAGTCCCGCTCCCACGTCACCATCGCAGGCGCCGTGTTTTTCTCCATGGTGATCTGTCTAATGGTTTCGGCCGTTGCCATGATTCTTGTCTGTTACCGTTATGGCATTCGGGAACTCTCCCTTGACTGGGCCACAAGGACCACGGTTTCGGTTTACAACAATATTGTCCCGCTCTTGCATGATGCCCCGGGCCAGGGCGACTCCATCCGGATGTTTGCCCTTGTGGGGGCCGTGATCATGGCCGCTCTTCTGGTCTGCTACCAGCGGTTTTACTGGTGGCCGCTCCATCCCATCGGGTATCTCATGGTCTACAGCTCGGCCATGAAGATTTTGTGGCTGAGTTTTTTCATCGGCTGGATTTTCAACACCCTCTGCCTTCGGTATGGCGGAGTGGCTCTTTACAAGCGCATGCGTTATTTCTTTGTGGGGTTTATCATGGGCGATTTTCTCATGGGCGGCACCTTTGCCATCATTGGATTCTTTACCCAGACCGGCTACCAGGTGCTGCCCGGATAG